AAATAGACTGTAGTATTCGGATCTATTTCTTTGTCCATACTTCTCTTTTCTAAATAGATGGGAAACTCATCTTTTATACCTTTAGGTTTATAATCATTATAGCAATCAATAATACTCTTTGACTGTTGTTTAGCAGTCGAAGTAGCATCTTTATAATATTTTAAACCAAACTTAGCATCGAAGTTTACTCCCGTAATATCAGCAGATCCAAAATCATGGCTACGATCAACTTGTACTCTGTTTTTTGAGGAATTAATAACTGCCTTAATATTAAAGGTTCCGCCGTGCCAAAATTCAGCAGCATCTCCCTTTAATGTTTCTACAAGTGAACCACTTGATTTAAGATTATTAATAGAGTTCATCAAATTATCTATCTCTGAATTTACAGTATCTATATACTGCTCTCCATCTACAATTCCTGCTAAATTACCAGCTCGCTTTTGAAAGAATTCATATCCCTCTCTAAAACCATCCATTCATCACCCCTCCAAGAACTCTGATAATCCATCCATGTATAATATTAAAGTCAAAGCTCGGAATTGTTGGTCAGTAATTTTTCTCTGATCATCTGTTGTTGTAATCCATTTTGTAGCTTCTGCAACCGCATTGACTGCATCCGCTGCAATAGCTGGCACAGGTCCCAAGAAAGATAATAATGTATTTCCAACATTCATCATAATATCAGGAATATCACCCATAACACCAACAGCTGCGTCTAGTGCTTGTTCATGAAGTGGTTTTTTAAACTCTATTAGTTCAAACTCAGTCTTGTAGTCACTACAGAGATTAATAAATTCATTGTAACTATCTGGGTTATCTATAGTACTTGAAACTAGCATCATACCACGCTTGCCTAACCATCCATATTTCATTCCAAGTTGGTCAAATTTTACAGTCATACTTGGTATTTCATCTTTACTAGCTTGATTTTCTCCTATAAACAAAACATGTTCATTAGACGATATTGTAGACATATTATCTAAATAATGCTTTTCTAACCAAACACTTACTTTAATTGCACCATCTTTAGTTCCTATAATTACGTCTTCTTCATCGTCATTAGCACTTACAAGTTGGCGTAAGTAATTAGCATATCCAACTGTACTCTCATCACATACAATAATTAACTTTGTTATATTTAGTTCGAACATAAAAAACTCCACATTTTATGAATATTATTTTTCGATTATGATTCCATTTAGTAACTCTCTTTATAGATTCTTGAAAAATTTTTCACTATAATAATCAAAATCGTTTTATACGCTTATTATACCATTTAGCCATAGATTCTGACAAGATGAAAAAAGCCTTGTATTATATAATACAAAGCTTATTTTCTTATTTACCTTACCAAAACCAGCCTTCAGTGTCATCAATAGCTTGGGCTTCTTTGCGTTTGCGTGGGCCTGTTCCGTACATTTCTGCTTCGATTTCTTCCTTGGTTGGCATGACAGAAGCTAGGATGATATAGATAATCACGCCAAGTCCAAAGTTTGCGACTGTAAAAATAGCAAATAGAAAACGAACAAGGGTAACATCAAAGTTCCACTTGTCTGACAGACCTGCCAGAACTCCTGAAATCATGCGATTTCGTCTCAT
The Streptococcus toyakuensis genome window above contains:
- a CDS encoding PspC domain-containing protein, whose protein sequence is MNSKFYKMRRNRMISGVLAGLSDKWNFDVTLVRFLFAIFTVANFGLGVIIYIILASVMPTKEEIEAEMYGTGPRKRKEAQAIDDTEGWFW